One window from the genome of Deinococcus aerolatus encodes:
- the guaB gene encoding IMP dehydrogenase — MSAPTAAPAAPSFAAEEQQDRFAYKFGQEGITFDDVLLQPRHSTVLPHEVSVEAQLTRRVRLNIPFVSAAMDTVTETGMAVAMAREGGIGVIHKNMDIDAQAEMVRKVKRSESGMIVDPITLPPHATVGEADRMMGEYRISGVPITDPAGRLLGIITNRDMRFIDDHSTPVQDVMTREGLITVPVGTTLEQAQEIFKRHRIEKLLVVDEGNMLRGLITIKDLTKRVKYPNAAKDELGRLRVAAAIGVSADLMDRAGALVGAGADVLVLDSAHGHSQGILNALSRVKDAFDVDVIAGNVATRAGARDLILAGADAVKVGIGPGSICTTRIVTGVGVPQITAIFEASAAAMEAGIPVIADGGIKQTGDVPKAIAAGAGAVMMGSMLAGTDEAPGENILRDGRRYKSYRGMGSLGAMDQGSSDRYFQSGSRKFVPEGIEGIIAYRGTAGEVIYQFVGGLKSSMGYCGAPDLQALRDHAQFVRITGASLIESHPHGVTITKEAPNYGGR; from the coding sequence ATGAGTGCGCCTACTGCTGCCCCGGCTGCCCCGTCGTTTGCTGCCGAAGAACAACAGGACCGTTTCGCCTACAAGTTCGGCCAGGAAGGCATCACCTTCGATGACGTGCTGCTGCAGCCGCGTCACTCCACGGTGCTGCCGCACGAGGTGAGCGTGGAAGCGCAGCTGACCCGCCGGGTGCGGCTGAACATCCCCTTCGTCAGTGCAGCGATGGACACCGTGACCGAGACCGGCATGGCGGTGGCGATGGCCCGCGAGGGCGGCATCGGCGTGATTCACAAGAACATGGACATCGACGCGCAGGCCGAGATGGTCCGCAAGGTCAAACGGTCCGAGAGCGGCATGATCGTCGATCCCATCACGCTGCCGCCCCACGCCACGGTCGGTGAGGCCGACCGCATGATGGGCGAGTACCGCATCAGCGGCGTGCCCATCACCGATCCGGCGGGACGGTTGCTGGGCATCATCACCAACCGCGACATGCGGTTTATCGATGACCACTCCACGCCGGTGCAGGACGTGATGACCCGCGAGGGCCTGATCACCGTGCCGGTGGGCACCACGCTGGAGCAGGCGCAGGAGATCTTCAAACGCCACCGCATCGAGAAACTGCTGGTGGTGGACGAGGGCAACATGCTGCGCGGGTTGATCACCATCAAGGACCTGACCAAGCGGGTCAAGTACCCCAACGCCGCCAAGGACGAACTGGGCCGGCTGCGCGTTGCGGCGGCCATCGGGGTCAGCGCGGACCTGATGGACCGGGCCGGGGCGCTGGTGGGGGCCGGGGCAGACGTGCTGGTGCTGGACAGCGCCCACGGCCATAGCCAGGGCATCCTGAACGCGCTGTCCAGGGTCAAGGACGCCTTCGACGTGGACGTGATTGCCGGGAATGTCGCCACCCGTGCCGGGGCCAGGGACCTGATTCTGGCGGGGGCCGACGCGGTGAAGGTGGGCATCGGGCCGGGGTCGATCTGCACCACCCGCATTGTTACCGGCGTCGGCGTGCCGCAGATCACCGCCATCTTCGAGGCCAGCGCTGCCGCGATGGAAGCCGGAATTCCGGTGATCGCCGACGGCGGCATCAAGCAGACCGGTGACGTGCCCAAGGCCATTGCGGCGGGCGCGGGGGCTGTGATGATGGGCAGCATGCTGGCCGGCACCGACGAGGCCCCCGGCGAGAACATCCTGCGCGACGGACGGCGCTACAAGAGCTACCGGGGCATGGGCTCCCTGGGCGCGATGGACCAGGGCAGCAGTGACCGTTACTTCCAGAGCGGCAGCCGCAAGTTCGTCCCGGAGGGGATCGAGGGCATCATCGCCTACCGGGGCACGGCGGGCGAGGTCATCTACCAGTTCGTCGGCGGCCTCAAGAGCAGCATGGGCTACTGCGGCGCACCGGATCTGCAGGCCCTGCGCGATCACGCCCAGTTCGTGCGGATCACCGGGGCCAGCCTGATTGAGAGCCACCCGCACGGCGTTACCATTACCAAGGAAGCACCAAACTATGGGGGGCGCTGA
- a CDS encoding DR2241 family protein, which yields MRSLVLIGHGSHLNGESASAVYRYAEMIRARGLYDEVIEGYWKEEPSLRQVLKTTASTDVTVIPMFISEGYFTETVIPREMGLGHQGPVPPEGVARVLGGRTVRYTLPYGVHPSMSDVILARAHEALPDASPEDIALIVLGHGTTRNENSNKIVYQNAGVLRQSGKFAEVHALFLDEDPKVGTWPDVVKSPRVVVVPFFASEGWHTLETIPEDMGLEGAVTVFADNPHGTQTVYYAKPVGTHSAVADVILHLAEEAAGASGSDGDTERAHDAAWATFMDRARGGLRFGEVMVQPESGMFELRHALDEGRPGHELQTLVTPEGVRDQTRRDEGGHHRPVHTLRNMPRGWRAVLGEPDLIRAVQYLYPAVIEETYAHTCHTLRPTPWVTTARRQTGIYARVQKATPAQVEEVAADVCGGCLRTRLWAGDKLPQTFFGGVPGAIPCAEACTFLVAEVREEVAGKRGGGGGHSH from the coding sequence ATGCGCTCTCTGGTCCTGATCGGTCACGGCTCCCACCTGAACGGCGAATCGGCCTCGGCGGTGTACCGCTACGCGGAGATGATTCGCGCGCGCGGTCTGTACGACGAGGTCATCGAGGGGTACTGGAAGGAGGAGCCCTCGCTGCGGCAGGTGCTGAAAACCACTGCCAGCACGGATGTCACCGTGATTCCCATGTTCATCTCGGAGGGGTATTTTACCGAGACGGTGATTCCGCGTGAGATGGGTCTGGGCCACCAGGGACCGGTGCCGCCCGAGGGCGTGGCGCGGGTGCTGGGCGGGCGTACCGTGCGCTACACCCTGCCCTACGGCGTGCATCCCAGCATGAGCGACGTGATCCTGGCCCGCGCCCACGAGGCCCTGCCCGACGCCAGCCCCGAAGACATCGCGCTGATCGTGCTGGGCCACGGCACCACCCGCAACGAGAACAGCAACAAGATCGTGTACCAGAACGCGGGGGTGCTGCGCCAGTCGGGAAAATTTGCCGAGGTTCACGCCCTGTTTCTGGACGAGGACCCCAAGGTCGGCACGTGGCCCGACGTGGTCAAGTCGCCCCGGGTGGTGGTGGTGCCGTTCTTTGCCTCCGAGGGCTGGCACACGCTGGAAACCATTCCCGAGGACATGGGGCTGGAAGGCGCCGTGACGGTTTTTGCGGACAACCCGCACGGCACCCAGACGGTGTACTACGCCAAACCGGTGGGCACCCACAGCGCGGTGGCCGACGTGATCCTGCATCTGGCCGAGGAAGCGGCAGGCGCGTCGGGCAGTGACGGCGATACCGAACGCGCCCACGACGCTGCCTGGGCCACCTTCATGGACCGTGCCCGTGGGGGCCTGCGCTTTGGCGAGGTGATGGTGCAGCCGGAAAGTGGCATGTTCGAGCTGCGGCACGCGCTGGATGAGGGGCGACCCGGTCACGAACTCCAGACGCTGGTGACCCCCGAGGGCGTGCGCGACCAGACCCGCCGCGACGAGGGCGGCCACCACCGCCCGGTCCACACCCTGAGAAATATGCCGCGCGGCTGGCGGGCCGTGCTCGGCGAGCCGGACCTGATCCGCGCCGTGCAGTACCTGTACCCCGCCGTGATTGAGGAGACCTACGCCCACACGTGCCACACCCTGCGCCCCACGCCGTGGGTCACCACGGCCCGCCGTCAGACCGGCATCTACGCCCGTGTGCAGAAGGCCACCCCCGCGCAGGTGGAGGAGGTGGCGGCGGACGTGTGCGGCGGCTGCCTGCGGACCCGTCTGTGGGCCGGGGACAAGTTGCCCCAGACCTTCTTCGGCGGCGTTCCCGGTGCCATCCCCTGCGCCGAGGCCTGCACCTTCCTGGTGGCCGAGGTCCGCGAGGAAGTGGCGGGCAAGCGCGGCGGTGGCGGCGGACACAGCCACTGA
- the purC gene encoding phosphoribosylaminoimidazolesuccinocarboxamide synthase — MTTGELKYEGKAKRVYASSNPAEYIVQYKDEATAFNAQKRGEWAGKGATNNAITAHLYPLLEAAGIPTHFVEQLSDTEQRVRAVTIIPVEVIVRNVAAGSFAKKLGLEEGTALARPVVEYCYKSDALGDPLINTDTAIALNWATEPELTRVRELALRVRDFLTPFFLERGVRLIDFKLEFGRLPDGTVILADEISPDTCRFWDAQSGEKMDKDRFRRDLGGVEDAYAEMLRRVTAPAEG; from the coding sequence ATGACCACAGGTGAGCTGAAGTACGAGGGTAAGGCCAAGCGCGTGTACGCCTCTTCCAACCCCGCCGAGTACATCGTGCAGTACAAGGACGAGGCCACCGCCTTCAACGCCCAGAAACGTGGGGAGTGGGCGGGCAAGGGGGCCACCAACAACGCCATCACGGCCCACCTGTACCCCCTGCTGGAGGCGGCGGGCATCCCCACCCATTTCGTGGAGCAACTTTCCGACACCGAACAGCGCGTGCGGGCCGTGACCATCATTCCGGTGGAAGTGATTGTGCGCAACGTCGCGGCGGGCAGTTTTGCCAAGAAGCTGGGGCTGGAGGAAGGCACGGCCCTGGCGCGGCCCGTGGTCGAGTACTGCTACAAATCCGACGCTCTGGGCGACCCACTGATCAACACCGACACGGCCATCGCCCTGAACTGGGCCACCGAACCTGAGCTGACGCGTGTGCGCGAGCTGGCGCTGCGGGTGCGTGACTTCTTGACTCCGTTTTTTCTGGAACGCGGCGTGCGCCTGATCGACTTCAAGCTGGAATTCGGCAGGCTGCCGGACGGTACGGTGATTCTGGCCGACGAGATCAGCCCCGACACCTGCCGCTTCTGGGATGCCCAGAGCGGCGAGAAGATGGACAAGGACCGTTTCCGGCGCGATCTGGGCGGCGTTGAGGACGCGTATGCGGAAATGCTGCGGCGCGTGACGGCGCCCGCCGAAGGCTAG